In one window of Acanthopagrus latus isolate v.2019 chromosome 15, fAcaLat1.1, whole genome shotgun sequence DNA:
- the oga gene encoding protein O-GlcNAcase isoform X5: MVQKDKTLEPPPVDGEQSPSPVSGEACAEAPGPVEQSGIAVEPTGHRKFISGVVEGFYGRPWTMEQRKELFRRQQKWGLNTYLYAPKDDYKHRMFWRELYSVEEAEQLMTLIAAAKEHGIEFIYAISPGLDITFSNQKEVSALKRKLDQVTHFGCKSFALLFDDIDHNMCPADKEVFSSFAHAQVSITNEIYQYLGEPETFLFCPTEYCGTFCYPNVPQSPYLHTVGEKLLPGIDVLWTGPKVVSKDITVESIEEVSKILRRAPVIWDNIHANDYDQKRLFLGPYKGRSTELIPRLKGVLTNPNCEFESNFVAIHTLATWYKSNMNGVRKDVVMTDGEDSTVSIQIKLENEGSDEELETDMLYSPQLALKLALTEWLGEFCVPHQYNITTVFQQPIMSPAMPPLCLDPLAHPLAKIPQEEEEVEVEKKDSDEEPMEMVVEKMVDEPEAEANPEEKHDGPVLADKMAEDLKPMDTDKESLAESKSPEESIQEDSGSDIAPMQTDDQLKQVAQTFDVFVPGPNEKPLFTAEPLTVDDLSLLAELFYLPYEHGNKAVQMLKEFNWLRANSSVVSVNCKRKETEKVAEWQSRAEKFEEMCCSVIQMFTRLSNSANRTILYDLYPYIWDIKSIISMVKSFVQWLDGRIHSTSFYCFWIDSGRWCRSQSSAQFLRGDQEPWAFRGGLAGEFQRLLPIEGANDLFYQPPPSMPTSKLYSIRPYFPKDEAAVYKICKEMYCEGLEDIPFSDDDPDLIGDRLVGGLLTLSSEYGFVLEDDEGICGYALGTVDVKPFIKKCEMSWIPFMQEKYNKPDCQKDLTEAEKMMLSFHEEEEGLPDSFLSNFPSLIKVDIHGKVTDPSVAKSMMGCLLSSLKANGSLGAFCKVRQTDKRMLDFYSKLGCFEVAKMEGFPKDIIIMGRSL; the protein is encoded by the exons ATGGTTCAAAAAGATAAGACGCTTGAGCCGCCTCCAGTGGACGGAGAGCAGAGCCCCAGCCCAGTCTCCGGAGAGGCTTGTGCCGAGGCCCCTGGCCCGGTGGAACAGTCCGGCATTGCAGTCGAACCGACCGGACACCGAAAATTCATAAGTGGAGTCGTGGAAG gcttTTATGGTCGGCCATGGACAATGGAGCAGAGGAAAGAGTTGTTCAGAAG GCAGCAGAAATGGGGACTGAATACATACCTTTATGCACCCAAAGATGACTACAAGCACAGAATGTTCTGGAGAGAGCTGTACTCAGTGGAAGAAGCAG AACAACTCATGACTTTAATTGCTGCTGCTAAGGAGCATGGGATAGAGTTCATCTATGCCATTTCCCCCGGGCTGGACATCACCTTCTCCAATCAGAAAGAGGTTTCTGCACTCAAGAGGAAACTTGATCAG GTTACGCACTTTGGCTGCAAGTCATTTGCCTTACTTTTTGATGATATTGACCACAACATGTGCCCTGCTGACAAGGAGGTGTTCAGCTCATTTGCACACGCTCAGGTTTCCATAACCAACGAAATCTACCAGTACCTTGGAGAGCCTGAAACCTTCCTCTTCTGTCCCACAG AGTACTGCGGAACATTCTGCTACCCAAATGTCCCTCAGTCTCCCTACCTCCACACAgtaggagagaagctgctgcctGGCATCGACGTGTTATGGACAG gCCCCAAGGTGGTGTCCAAAGATATCACAGTGGAGTCTATTGAGGAAGTGTCAAAAATCCTAAGAAGAGCTCCAGTGATCTGGGACAACATTCATGCCAATGACTACGACCAGAAGAGGCTTTTCTTGGGTCCATACAAAGGCCGCTCCACAGAGCTCATCCCCAGGCTGAAAGGAGTTCTCACCAACCCAAACTGCGAGTTTGAGTCCAACTTTGTGGCAATCCACACCCTGGCCACCTGGTATAAGTCTAATATGAATGGGGTGCGCAAGGATGTGGTAATGA CTGATGGTGAGGACAGCACGGTGTCCATCCAGATCAAGTTAGAGAACGAGGGCAGTGATGAAGAACTAGAGACCGACATGCTCTACAGCCCGCAGCTGGCTCTAAAACTGGCTCTCACAGAATGGCTCGGGGAGTTTTGTGTTCCTCATCAATACAACA TCACAACTGTGTTCCAGCAGCCCATAATGTCTCCAGCCATGCCACCTCTGTGTCTGGATCCACTTGCACACCCCTTGGCAAAAATAcctcaggaggaagaggag gtggaggtggagaagaaggATTCAGATGAAGAGCCCATGGAGATGGTGGTTGAGAAGATGGTGGATGAGCCAGAGGCAGAGGCTAACCCGGAGGAGAAGCATGATGGTCCTGTCTTAGCTGACAAGATGGCTGAAGACCTGAAGCCCATGGATACAGACAAGGAGAGTCTGGCAGAGTCAAAGTCCCCTGAAGAGTCTATTCAGGAGGACTCTGGGAGCGATATCGCCCCTATGCAGACAGATGATCAGCTCAAACAGGTGGCGCAAACATTT GATGTGTTTGTGCCTGGGCCCAATGAGAAGCCCCTGTTCACAGCAGAGCCCCTCACAGTTGATGACCTGAGCTTGCTGGCGGAGCTCTTCTACCTGCCTTATGAACATGGAAACAAGGCCGTGCAGATGTTGAAGGAGTTTAACTGGCTGAGAGCTAACAGCAGCGTCGTCAGTGTCAACTGCAAGAGAAAGGAGACTGAGAAG GTAGCAGAATGGCAGTCAAGGGCAGAGAAGTTCGAGGAGATGTGCTGCTCAGTCATCCAGATGTTCACACGGCTGTCCAATTCAGCCAACCGCACCATCCTCTACGACCTCTATCCTTACATCTGGGACATCAAGAGCATCATTTCTATGGTCAAGTCTTTTGTCCAGTGGCTAG ATGGAAGAATCCACAGTACAAGTTTCTACTGCTTTTGGATCGACAGTGGCCGAT GGTGTCGTAGTCAGTCCTCAGCACAATTCCTTAGAGGAGACCAAGAGCCCTGGGCCTTTAGGGGAGGTCTAGCAGGAGAGTTCCAG AGATTGTTGCCAATAGAAGGGGCAAACGATCTTTTCTACCAACCTCCACCTTCAATGCCAACGTCCAAACTCTATTCCATAAGGCCGTACTTTCCCAAAGATGAG GCTGCGGTTTATAAAATCTGTAAAGAAATGTACTGTGAAGGACTGGAGGACATTCCTTTCTCTGATGATGATCCAGACCTCATAGGGGACAG GTTAGTCGGTGGTCTTCTGACACTGAGTTCAGAGTATGGCTTTGTGCTGGAGGATGATGAAGGGATTTGCGGTTATGCTCTCGGTACCGTGGATGTCAAGCCCTTTATCAAGAAATGCGAGATGAGCTGGATTCCCTTCATGCaggaaaaatacaacaaacctGACTGTCAGAAGGACCTCACAGAGGCTGAG AAGATGATGCTGAGTTTccatgaagaggaggagggcctTCCAGACTCTTTCCTCTCCAACTTCCCCTCTCTGATCAAGGTCGACATTCACGGCAAGGTCACTGACCCCAGTGTGGCCAAAAGCATGATGGGATGTCTTCTATCCTCTCTCAAGGCTAACG GGTCCCTTGGTGCATTCTGTAAGGTTCGTCAGACTGACAAGAGAATGTTGGACTTCTATAGTAAGCTGGGATGCTTTGAAGTGGCCAAAATGGAGGGCTTTCCCAAAGACATCATCATTATGGGACGCAGCCTATGA
- the oga gene encoding protein O-GlcNAcase isoform X4: MVQKDKTLEPPPVDGEQSPSPVSGEACAEAPGPVEQSGIAVEPTGHRKFISGVVEGFYGRPWTMEQRKELFRRQQKWGLNTYLYAPKDDYKHRMFWRELYSVEEAEQLMTLIAAAKEHGIEFIYAISPGLDITFSNQKEVSALKRKLDQVTHFGCKSFALLFDDIDHNMCPADKEVFSSFAHAQVSITNEIYQYLGEPETFLFCPTEYCGTFCYPNVPQSPYLHTVGEKLLPGIDVLWTGPKVVSKDITVESIEEVSKILRRAPVIWDNIHANDYDQKRLFLGPYKGRSTELIPRLKGVLTNPNCEFESNFVAIHTLATWYKSNMNGVRKDVVMTDGEDSTVSIQIKLENEGSDEELETDMLYSPQLALKLALTEWLGEFCVPHQYNSRQVPQSGAKSTAIDVSSMAAPSLCSSTTVTTVFQQPIMSPAMPPLCLDPLAHPLAKIPQEEEEVEVEKKDSDEEPMEMVVEKMVDEPEAEANPEEKHDGPVLADKMAEDLKPMDTDKESLAESKSPEESIQEDSGSDIAPMQTDDQLKQDVFVPGPNEKPLFTAEPLTVDDLSLLAELFYLPYEHGNKAVQMLKEFNWLRANSSVVSVNCKRKETEKVAEWQSRAEKFEEMCCSVIQMFTRLSNSANRTILYDLYPYIWDIKSIISMVKSFVQWLGCRSQSSAQFLRGDQEPWAFRGGLAGEFQRLLPIEGANDLFYQPPPSMPTSKLYSIRPYFPKDEAAVYKICKEMYCEGLEDIPFSDDDPDLIGDRLVGGLLTLSSEYGFVLEDDEGICGYALGTVDVKPFIKKCEMSWIPFMQEKYNKPDCQKDLTEAEKMMLSFHEEEEGLPDSFLSNFPSLIKVDIHGKVTDPSVAKSMMGCLLSSLKANGSLGAFCKVRQTDKRMLDFYSKLGCFEVAKMEGFPKDIIIMGRSL, encoded by the exons ATGGTTCAAAAAGATAAGACGCTTGAGCCGCCTCCAGTGGACGGAGAGCAGAGCCCCAGCCCAGTCTCCGGAGAGGCTTGTGCCGAGGCCCCTGGCCCGGTGGAACAGTCCGGCATTGCAGTCGAACCGACCGGACACCGAAAATTCATAAGTGGAGTCGTGGAAG gcttTTATGGTCGGCCATGGACAATGGAGCAGAGGAAAGAGTTGTTCAGAAG GCAGCAGAAATGGGGACTGAATACATACCTTTATGCACCCAAAGATGACTACAAGCACAGAATGTTCTGGAGAGAGCTGTACTCAGTGGAAGAAGCAG AACAACTCATGACTTTAATTGCTGCTGCTAAGGAGCATGGGATAGAGTTCATCTATGCCATTTCCCCCGGGCTGGACATCACCTTCTCCAATCAGAAAGAGGTTTCTGCACTCAAGAGGAAACTTGATCAG GTTACGCACTTTGGCTGCAAGTCATTTGCCTTACTTTTTGATGATATTGACCACAACATGTGCCCTGCTGACAAGGAGGTGTTCAGCTCATTTGCACACGCTCAGGTTTCCATAACCAACGAAATCTACCAGTACCTTGGAGAGCCTGAAACCTTCCTCTTCTGTCCCACAG AGTACTGCGGAACATTCTGCTACCCAAATGTCCCTCAGTCTCCCTACCTCCACACAgtaggagagaagctgctgcctGGCATCGACGTGTTATGGACAG gCCCCAAGGTGGTGTCCAAAGATATCACAGTGGAGTCTATTGAGGAAGTGTCAAAAATCCTAAGAAGAGCTCCAGTGATCTGGGACAACATTCATGCCAATGACTACGACCAGAAGAGGCTTTTCTTGGGTCCATACAAAGGCCGCTCCACAGAGCTCATCCCCAGGCTGAAAGGAGTTCTCACCAACCCAAACTGCGAGTTTGAGTCCAACTTTGTGGCAATCCACACCCTGGCCACCTGGTATAAGTCTAATATGAATGGGGTGCGCAAGGATGTGGTAATGA CTGATGGTGAGGACAGCACGGTGTCCATCCAGATCAAGTTAGAGAACGAGGGCAGTGATGAAGAACTAGAGACCGACATGCTCTACAGCCCGCAGCTGGCTCTAAAACTGGCTCTCACAGAATGGCTCGGGGAGTTTTGTGTTCCTCATCAATACAACA GCCGACAGGTGCCTCAGAGTGGTGCCAAAAGCACAGCCATCGATGTGTCATCCAtggctgctccctctctctgctcttccaCAACAGTCACAACTGTGTTCCAGCAGCCCATAATGTCTCCAGCCATGCCACCTCTGTGTCTGGATCCACTTGCACACCCCTTGGCAAAAATAcctcaggaggaagaggag gtggaggtggagaagaaggATTCAGATGAAGAGCCCATGGAGATGGTGGTTGAGAAGATGGTGGATGAGCCAGAGGCAGAGGCTAACCCGGAGGAGAAGCATGATGGTCCTGTCTTAGCTGACAAGATGGCTGAAGACCTGAAGCCCATGGATACAGACAAGGAGAGTCTGGCAGAGTCAAAGTCCCCTGAAGAGTCTATTCAGGAGGACTCTGGGAGCGATATCGCCCCTATGCAGACAGATGATCAGCTCAAACAG GATGTGTTTGTGCCTGGGCCCAATGAGAAGCCCCTGTTCACAGCAGAGCCCCTCACAGTTGATGACCTGAGCTTGCTGGCGGAGCTCTTCTACCTGCCTTATGAACATGGAAACAAGGCCGTGCAGATGTTGAAGGAGTTTAACTGGCTGAGAGCTAACAGCAGCGTCGTCAGTGTCAACTGCAAGAGAAAGGAGACTGAGAAG GTAGCAGAATGGCAGTCAAGGGCAGAGAAGTTCGAGGAGATGTGCTGCTCAGTCATCCAGATGTTCACACGGCTGTCCAATTCAGCCAACCGCACCATCCTCTACGACCTCTATCCTTACATCTGGGACATCAAGAGCATCATTTCTATGGTCAAGTCTTTTGTCCAGTGGCTAG GGTGTCGTAGTCAGTCCTCAGCACAATTCCTTAGAGGAGACCAAGAGCCCTGGGCCTTTAGGGGAGGTCTAGCAGGAGAGTTCCAG AGATTGTTGCCAATAGAAGGGGCAAACGATCTTTTCTACCAACCTCCACCTTCAATGCCAACGTCCAAACTCTATTCCATAAGGCCGTACTTTCCCAAAGATGAG GCTGCGGTTTATAAAATCTGTAAAGAAATGTACTGTGAAGGACTGGAGGACATTCCTTTCTCTGATGATGATCCAGACCTCATAGGGGACAG GTTAGTCGGTGGTCTTCTGACACTGAGTTCAGAGTATGGCTTTGTGCTGGAGGATGATGAAGGGATTTGCGGTTATGCTCTCGGTACCGTGGATGTCAAGCCCTTTATCAAGAAATGCGAGATGAGCTGGATTCCCTTCATGCaggaaaaatacaacaaacctGACTGTCAGAAGGACCTCACAGAGGCTGAG AAGATGATGCTGAGTTTccatgaagaggaggagggcctTCCAGACTCTTTCCTCTCCAACTTCCCCTCTCTGATCAAGGTCGACATTCACGGCAAGGTCACTGACCCCAGTGTGGCCAAAAGCATGATGGGATGTCTTCTATCCTCTCTCAAGGCTAACG GGTCCCTTGGTGCATTCTGTAAGGTTCGTCAGACTGACAAGAGAATGTTGGACTTCTATAGTAAGCTGGGATGCTTTGAAGTGGCCAAAATGGAGGGCTTTCCCAAAGACATCATCATTATGGGACGCAGCCTATGA
- the oga gene encoding protein O-GlcNAcase isoform X2 produces MVQKDKTLEPPPVDGEQSPSPVSGEACAEAPGPVEQSGIAVEPTGHRKFISGVVEGFYGRPWTMEQRKELFRRQQKWGLNTYLYAPKDDYKHRMFWRELYSVEEAEQLMTLIAAAKEHGIEFIYAISPGLDITFSNQKEVSALKRKLDQVTHFGCKSFALLFDDIDHNMCPADKEVFSSFAHAQVSITNEIYQYLGEPETFLFCPTEYCGTFCYPNVPQSPYLHTVGEKLLPGIDVLWTGPKVVSKDITVESIEEVSKILRRAPVIWDNIHANDYDQKRLFLGPYKGRSTELIPRLKGVLTNPNCEFESNFVAIHTLATWYKSNMNGVRKDVVMTDGEDSTVSIQIKLENEGSDEELETDMLYSPQLALKLALTEWLGEFCVPHQYNSRQVPQSGAKSTAIDVSSMAAPSLCSSTTVTTVFQQPIMSPAMPPLCLDPLAHPLAKIPQEEEEVEVEKKDSDEEPMEMVVEKMVDEPEAEANPEEKHDGPVLADKMAEDLKPMDTDKESLAESKSPEESIQEDSGSDIAPMQTDDQLKQDVFVPGPNEKPLFTAEPLTVDDLSLLAELFYLPYEHGNKAVQMLKEFNWLRANSSVVSVNCKRKETEKVAEWQSRAEKFEEMCCSVIQMFTRLSNSANRTILYDLYPYIWDIKSIISMVKSFVQWLDGRIHSTSFYCFWIDSGRWCRSQSSAQFLRGDQEPWAFRGGLAGEFQRLLPIEGANDLFYQPPPSMPTSKLYSIRPYFPKDEAAVYKICKEMYCEGLEDIPFSDDDPDLIGDRLVGGLLTLSSEYGFVLEDDEGICGYALGTVDVKPFIKKCEMSWIPFMQEKYNKPDCQKDLTEAEKMMLSFHEEEEGLPDSFLSNFPSLIKVDIHGKVTDPSVAKSMMGCLLSSLKANGSLGAFCKVRQTDKRMLDFYSKLGCFEVAKMEGFPKDIIIMGRSL; encoded by the exons ATGGTTCAAAAAGATAAGACGCTTGAGCCGCCTCCAGTGGACGGAGAGCAGAGCCCCAGCCCAGTCTCCGGAGAGGCTTGTGCCGAGGCCCCTGGCCCGGTGGAACAGTCCGGCATTGCAGTCGAACCGACCGGACACCGAAAATTCATAAGTGGAGTCGTGGAAG gcttTTATGGTCGGCCATGGACAATGGAGCAGAGGAAAGAGTTGTTCAGAAG GCAGCAGAAATGGGGACTGAATACATACCTTTATGCACCCAAAGATGACTACAAGCACAGAATGTTCTGGAGAGAGCTGTACTCAGTGGAAGAAGCAG AACAACTCATGACTTTAATTGCTGCTGCTAAGGAGCATGGGATAGAGTTCATCTATGCCATTTCCCCCGGGCTGGACATCACCTTCTCCAATCAGAAAGAGGTTTCTGCACTCAAGAGGAAACTTGATCAG GTTACGCACTTTGGCTGCAAGTCATTTGCCTTACTTTTTGATGATATTGACCACAACATGTGCCCTGCTGACAAGGAGGTGTTCAGCTCATTTGCACACGCTCAGGTTTCCATAACCAACGAAATCTACCAGTACCTTGGAGAGCCTGAAACCTTCCTCTTCTGTCCCACAG AGTACTGCGGAACATTCTGCTACCCAAATGTCCCTCAGTCTCCCTACCTCCACACAgtaggagagaagctgctgcctGGCATCGACGTGTTATGGACAG gCCCCAAGGTGGTGTCCAAAGATATCACAGTGGAGTCTATTGAGGAAGTGTCAAAAATCCTAAGAAGAGCTCCAGTGATCTGGGACAACATTCATGCCAATGACTACGACCAGAAGAGGCTTTTCTTGGGTCCATACAAAGGCCGCTCCACAGAGCTCATCCCCAGGCTGAAAGGAGTTCTCACCAACCCAAACTGCGAGTTTGAGTCCAACTTTGTGGCAATCCACACCCTGGCCACCTGGTATAAGTCTAATATGAATGGGGTGCGCAAGGATGTGGTAATGA CTGATGGTGAGGACAGCACGGTGTCCATCCAGATCAAGTTAGAGAACGAGGGCAGTGATGAAGAACTAGAGACCGACATGCTCTACAGCCCGCAGCTGGCTCTAAAACTGGCTCTCACAGAATGGCTCGGGGAGTTTTGTGTTCCTCATCAATACAACA GCCGACAGGTGCCTCAGAGTGGTGCCAAAAGCACAGCCATCGATGTGTCATCCAtggctgctccctctctctgctcttccaCAACAGTCACAACTGTGTTCCAGCAGCCCATAATGTCTCCAGCCATGCCACCTCTGTGTCTGGATCCACTTGCACACCCCTTGGCAAAAATAcctcaggaggaagaggag gtggaggtggagaagaaggATTCAGATGAAGAGCCCATGGAGATGGTGGTTGAGAAGATGGTGGATGAGCCAGAGGCAGAGGCTAACCCGGAGGAGAAGCATGATGGTCCTGTCTTAGCTGACAAGATGGCTGAAGACCTGAAGCCCATGGATACAGACAAGGAGAGTCTGGCAGAGTCAAAGTCCCCTGAAGAGTCTATTCAGGAGGACTCTGGGAGCGATATCGCCCCTATGCAGACAGATGATCAGCTCAAACAG GATGTGTTTGTGCCTGGGCCCAATGAGAAGCCCCTGTTCACAGCAGAGCCCCTCACAGTTGATGACCTGAGCTTGCTGGCGGAGCTCTTCTACCTGCCTTATGAACATGGAAACAAGGCCGTGCAGATGTTGAAGGAGTTTAACTGGCTGAGAGCTAACAGCAGCGTCGTCAGTGTCAACTGCAAGAGAAAGGAGACTGAGAAG GTAGCAGAATGGCAGTCAAGGGCAGAGAAGTTCGAGGAGATGTGCTGCTCAGTCATCCAGATGTTCACACGGCTGTCCAATTCAGCCAACCGCACCATCCTCTACGACCTCTATCCTTACATCTGGGACATCAAGAGCATCATTTCTATGGTCAAGTCTTTTGTCCAGTGGCTAG ATGGAAGAATCCACAGTACAAGTTTCTACTGCTTTTGGATCGACAGTGGCCGAT GGTGTCGTAGTCAGTCCTCAGCACAATTCCTTAGAGGAGACCAAGAGCCCTGGGCCTTTAGGGGAGGTCTAGCAGGAGAGTTCCAG AGATTGTTGCCAATAGAAGGGGCAAACGATCTTTTCTACCAACCTCCACCTTCAATGCCAACGTCCAAACTCTATTCCATAAGGCCGTACTTTCCCAAAGATGAG GCTGCGGTTTATAAAATCTGTAAAGAAATGTACTGTGAAGGACTGGAGGACATTCCTTTCTCTGATGATGATCCAGACCTCATAGGGGACAG GTTAGTCGGTGGTCTTCTGACACTGAGTTCAGAGTATGGCTTTGTGCTGGAGGATGATGAAGGGATTTGCGGTTATGCTCTCGGTACCGTGGATGTCAAGCCCTTTATCAAGAAATGCGAGATGAGCTGGATTCCCTTCATGCaggaaaaatacaacaaacctGACTGTCAGAAGGACCTCACAGAGGCTGAG AAGATGATGCTGAGTTTccatgaagaggaggagggcctTCCAGACTCTTTCCTCTCCAACTTCCCCTCTCTGATCAAGGTCGACATTCACGGCAAGGTCACTGACCCCAGTGTGGCCAAAAGCATGATGGGATGTCTTCTATCCTCTCTCAAGGCTAACG GGTCCCTTGGTGCATTCTGTAAGGTTCGTCAGACTGACAAGAGAATGTTGGACTTCTATAGTAAGCTGGGATGCTTTGAAGTGGCCAAAATGGAGGGCTTTCCCAAAGACATCATCATTATGGGACGCAGCCTATGA